A genomic window from Cytobacillus suaedae includes:
- a CDS encoding Stp1/IreP family PP2C-type Ser/Thr phosphatase, whose amino-acid sequence MKSFFLTDRGKVRQHNEDSCGVFTNKDGDLLAIVADGMGGHRAGDVASQMTISTLKELWEESSAIDSPEIAEQWLQQHILHVNTILYNHSQMNSECQGMGTTFVGAICTPKFSTIGHIGDSRCYILNETGFKQITDDHSLVGELVRLGQISKEDAEYHPRKNVVLRALGTEVSVEMDKKTIILEDDDYLLLCSDGLSNKVPDEVMKEILLQSESLDKKAETLISLANENGGEDNITLVIVQYSSESEVGE is encoded by the coding sequence GTGAAATCGTTTTTTTTAACAGATCGGGGAAAAGTCAGGCAGCATAACGAAGATAGTTGTGGCGTTTTTACAAATAAAGATGGTGATTTACTAGCTATTGTTGCGGATGGAATGGGAGGCCACCGTGCAGGTGATGTAGCTAGTCAAATGACCATCTCAACCCTTAAGGAACTATGGGAGGAATCAAGTGCAATTGATTCTCCAGAAATTGCTGAGCAATGGTTACAACAGCATATCCTCCATGTTAATACCATCCTCTATAACCATTCACAAATGAATAGTGAATGCCAAGGGATGGGAACAACCTTTGTGGGTGCAATCTGTACTCCTAAATTTTCAACAATTGGTCATATAGGTGATAGTCGTTGCTACATTTTGAATGAAACTGGTTTTAAGCAAATAACTGATGATCATTCATTAGTGGGTGAATTAGTGCGATTAGGCCAAATTTCAAAGGAAGATGCTGAGTATCATCCTAGAAAAAATGTAGTATTACGTGCATTAGGTACTGAAGTAAGTGTGGAGATGGACAAGAAGACGATTATCTTAGAAGATGATGATTATCTATTATTGTGCTCAGATGGATTATCTAATAAAGTACCTGATGAAGTCATGAAAGAAATATTACTACAATCAGAATCCCTAGATAAAAAGGCAGAAACACTTATTTCTTTAGCGAACGAGAACGGTGGGGAAGACAATATTACCTTAGTGATTGTTCAGTACTCGTCTGAAAGTGAAGTAGGTGAATAA
- the pknB gene encoding Stk1 family PASTA domain-containing Ser/Thr kinase encodes MLIGRRLSGRYKILEVIGGGGMANVYLARDVILERDVAIKILRLDFSNDEEFIKRFRREAHAATSLAHPNIVSIYDVGEEDDIYYIVMEYVAGKTLKQYIQQHAPLHPREVINIMEQLTSAISHAHHNRIVHRDIKPQNILIDHDGTVKVTDFGIAVAFSSTTITQTNSVLGSVHYLSPEQARGGMATSKSDLYSLGIVMFELLTGRVPFSGESAVSIALKHLQTETPSPKRWNQAIPQSIENIILKATAKDPFYRYASAEEMEEDILTALEPNRINEPKFMVPEDGEEITKAIPIITDEHFSAKDDTIIRKPESQNQVNKDAEKPKKRNKVALFIITTFLVLIAAGVAAITIIPSLMLPKDIDVPDVVNLPYDEAEEILKAAGFKIGEPIKQIHEEIEEGYVIRTNPGANETVKEGQTVTIYESTGKEKEEFEDYTGKLFEDILLVLNDYKSVSPNYIYNESEPGTILDQSIPEGELVIPSETEVVFEVSQGPQPIVLEDLTGWNQKSVNSYIANNELREDPKQEYNDTVPEGSVISHTPPAGSELKKGDKIEIIYSLGAEEKLPKTVIKTIDIPYEPAIEGEVLNVKIYVEDAEHSITELYLPPFDIVSQSTRDIEFVIEPGKKARYLIHINDKFFDGGEIPYPEEE; translated from the coding sequence ATGCTCATTGGTAGACGCTTAAGTGGACGATATAAAATCCTTGAGGTTATCGGTGGAGGAGGAATGGCTAACGTCTATCTAGCAAGGGACGTTATTCTTGAGAGAGATGTTGCCATTAAAATTCTTCGATTAGACTTTTCAAATGATGAAGAGTTCATTAAAAGATTTAGACGTGAAGCACATGCTGCAACAAGTCTTGCTCATCCTAACATTGTTAGTATCTATGATGTAGGAGAAGAGGACGATATTTATTACATCGTAATGGAATACGTGGCCGGTAAAACATTAAAGCAGTACATACAGCAACATGCACCTCTACACCCAAGAGAAGTAATAAATATTATGGAACAGTTGACCTCCGCTATTTCACATGCCCATCACAACAGAATTGTTCATCGAGATATAAAACCACAAAATATCTTAATTGATCATGATGGAACAGTTAAAGTAACTGATTTTGGAATTGCTGTAGCCTTTAGTTCCACAACTATTACGCAAACAAATTCTGTTCTTGGTTCAGTCCATTATTTATCCCCGGAGCAGGCAAGAGGTGGAATGGCAACGAGTAAATCGGATTTATATTCCTTAGGGATTGTAATGTTTGAATTACTTACAGGGAGAGTACCATTTTCGGGTGAATCAGCGGTGTCAATAGCACTTAAACACCTTCAAACTGAAACGCCATCACCAAAAAGATGGAACCAGGCGATTCCTCAAAGTATAGAAAATATCATTTTGAAGGCGACGGCAAAGGATCCTTTTTACCGATATGCATCTGCGGAGGAAATGGAAGAGGATATACTAACCGCACTTGAGCCTAATAGAATAAATGAGCCTAAATTTATGGTACCTGAAGATGGGGAAGAAATCACAAAGGCCATTCCAATAATAACGGATGAACATTTTTCCGCTAAGGATGATACGATCATACGTAAACCTGAAAGTCAAAACCAGGTAAATAAGGATGCCGAGAAACCTAAAAAACGAAATAAAGTTGCTTTGTTTATTATAACAACTTTCTTAGTTTTAATTGCAGCTGGTGTAGCTGCTATAACTATTATCCCGTCTTTAATGTTACCAAAGGATATAGATGTTCCGGACGTGGTGAATTTACCTTATGATGAAGCTGAGGAAATACTTAAAGCCGCTGGTTTTAAAATTGGTGAGCCGATAAAGCAGATTCATGAGGAAATTGAAGAAGGTTATGTTATTAGGACAAATCCAGGTGCAAACGAGACTGTAAAAGAGGGACAAACTGTTACTATCTATGAAAGTACTGGAAAAGAAAAAGAAGAGTTTGAAGACTACACAGGAAAACTTTTTGAAGATATTTTACTTGTGTTAAATGATTATAAAAGTGTTTCTCCAAATTATATTTACAATGAGAGTGAACCAGGTACCATCCTAGACCAATCGATACCAGAAGGTGAATTAGTTATACCTAGTGAAACGGAAGTTGTATTTGAGGTTAGTCAGGGTCCTCAACCGATTGTTTTAGAGGATTTGACAGGTTGGAACCAAAAATCGGTTAACTCCTATATCGCTAATAATGAGCTCAGAGAAGACCCTAAACAGGAATATAATGACACTGTTCCTGAAGGAAGTGTAATTTCTCATACTCCTCCAGCAGGTTCCGAGCTGAAAAAAGGAGATAAAATTGAAATTATTTATTCTCTTGGAGCGGAAGAGAAACTACCTAAAACTGTTATCAAAACAATTGACATTCCGTACGAACCGGCAATTGAAGGTGAAGTATTAAATGTCAAAATCTATGTTGAAGATGCTGAACATTCAATTACAGAGCTTTATTTACCTCCATTTGATATTGTTTCACAAAGTACAAGGGATATTGAATTTGTAATTGAACCAGGTAAAAAGGCTAGGTATTTAATTCATATTAACGATAAGTTTTTTGATGGTGGAGAGATTCCTTACCCAGAAGAAGAGTAA
- the rsgA gene encoding ribosome small subunit-dependent GTPase A, translating into MPEGKIIKALSGFYYVLDENDQITQCRGRGIFRKNKITPLVGDHVVFQAENETEGYILEVFERKNELIRPPIANVDQAILVFSAVEPDFSTLLLDRFLVLIEANDIEPIICISKMDLTNDNVKKQIEQSAKDYESIGYKVILTSTIEDLGVEDLLPLVQNQISVFAGQSGVGKSSLLNVLRPDLELKTDDISSHLGRGKHTTRHVELIKVGSGLVADTPGFSSLEFNEIESDELSYCFPEIYKAGSDCKFRGCSHTSEPKCAVKTLVELGEINNYRYKHYISFLEEIKDRKPRY; encoded by the coding sequence ATGCCAGAAGGCAAAATCATTAAGGCGCTAAGCGGATTTTATTATGTGCTAGATGAAAATGATCAAATTACACAGTGCCGAGGTAGGGGCATATTTAGGAAGAATAAGATAACCCCTCTTGTTGGTGACCATGTAGTTTTCCAGGCTGAAAATGAAACGGAAGGATATATTTTAGAGGTTTTTGAGCGGAAAAATGAGTTAATAAGACCACCAATAGCAAATGTAGATCAAGCTATTCTCGTTTTTTCTGCTGTTGAACCAGATTTTTCAACCTTACTTCTCGATCGTTTCTTGGTGTTAATAGAGGCCAATGATATTGAACCCATTATTTGTATAAGTAAAATGGATTTAACGAATGACAATGTTAAAAAACAAATAGAACAAAGTGCAAAAGATTATGAATCAATTGGTTATAAAGTAATCTTAACTTCTACAATAGAAGACCTTGGTGTAGAGGATCTTCTGCCTTTGGTTCAGAATCAAATCTCTGTATTTGCAGGGCAATCTGGGGTTGGTAAGTCCTCATTGTTAAATGTGTTACGTCCTGACTTAGAATTAAAAACGGATGATATCTCGTCCCATCTAGGCAGGGGGAAACATACGACAAGACACGTTGAGTTAATCAAAGTTGGTTCTGGGCTTGTCGCTGATACCCCAGGTTTTAGTTCCCTAGAGTTCAATGAAATAGAGTCAGATGAGCTGTCTTATTGTTTTCCGGAAATTTATAAAGCTGGTTCAGATTGTAAGTTTAGAGGGTGCTCGCATACTTCTGAGCCAAAATGTGCGGTAAAAACACTGGTTGAGCTAGGTGAGATTAATAATTATCGTTATAAGCATTATATTAGCTTCCTTGAAGAAATAAAAGATAGAAAGCCGAGGTACTAA
- a CDS encoding ribulose-phosphate 3-epimerase, which yields MVKIAPSILSADFAKLGEEIKDVERGGADYIHIDVMDGHFVPNITIGPLIVNAVRPITQLPLDVHLMIENPDQYIADFAKAGADYITVHVEACKHLHRTIQLIKDQGVKAGVVLNPATPVDTIKHVLPDIDMVLLMTVNPGFGGQKFISSVLPKIKELSETIASLGLPIEIEVDGGVNEETAKLCIDAGANVLVAGSAVFNQEDRAQAISKLR from the coding sequence ATGGTAAAGATTGCCCCCTCCATTTTGTCAGCGGATTTTGCAAAGTTAGGGGAAGAAATAAAAGACGTTGAGCGTGGAGGTGCAGACTACATTCATATTGACGTAATGGACGGACACTTTGTTCCTAACATTACAATCGGTCCTTTAATTGTGAATGCAGTTCGGCCTATTACGCAGCTCCCGTTAGATGTTCACCTAATGATTGAAAATCCAGACCAGTACATTGCAGATTTTGCAAAAGCGGGTGCAGACTATATAACTGTTCACGTAGAAGCTTGCAAACACCTTCATCGTACAATCCAATTAATAAAGGATCAGGGTGTAAAAGCAGGGGTCGTATTAAATCCAGCAACACCTGTTGACACAATAAAACATGTGCTACCTGATATTGATATGGTATTGCTAATGACAGTAAACCCCGGCTTTGGAGGCCAAAAATTTATTTCATCAGTCCTACCTAAAATAAAGGAGCTTTCAGAAACGATAGCTTCCCTTGGACTTCCCATTGAAATTGAAGTAGATGGTGGTGTAAATGAAGAAACTGCCAAACTGTGTATTGACGCTGGAGCAAACGTTCTAGTTGCAGGCTCAGCCGTGTTTAACCAAGAAGATCGAGCACAAGCAATCTCTAAGTTAAGATAA
- the spoVM gene encoding stage V sporulation protein SpoVM, whose protein sequence is MKFYTIKLPRFLGGIVRAMLGSIKKG, encoded by the coding sequence ATGAAATTTTATACGATTAAGCTACCGAGGTTTCTAGGGGGCATCGTTCGTGCAATGCTAGGATCAATAAAAAAAGGATAA
- a CDS encoding 50S ribosomal protein L28 has protein sequence MARKCVVTGKKTRSGNARSHAMNASKRTWGANLQKVRILVDGKPKRVYVSARALKSGKVERV, from the coding sequence ATGGCACGCAAATGTGTAGTTACGGGTAAGAAAACTCGTTCTGGTAATGCACGTTCTCATGCAATGAACGCTTCAAAACGTACATGGGGTGCAAACCTTCAAAAAGTACGTATTTTAGTAGATGGCAAACCTAAACGTGTATACGTTTCAGCTAGAGCACTTAAATCTGGTAAAGTTGAGCGCGTATAA
- a CDS encoding Asp23/Gls24 family envelope stress response protein has protein sequence MSIELKTKFGQIDISNEVIATIAGGAAVDCYGIVGMASKNQIRDGISEILRKENFTRGVLIRQENEEVHIDMYIIVSYGTKISEVAHNVQTKVKYTLDQTVGLAVDSVNIFVQGVRVTNP, from the coding sequence ATGTCGATCGAATTAAAAACGAAATTCGGACAAATTGATATATCGAATGAAGTGATCGCTACGATTGCTGGTGGAGCTGCTGTTGATTGTTACGGAATCGTTGGTATGGCATCAAAGAATCAAATCCGTGACGGAATTTCAGAAATACTTAGAAAAGAGAATTTCACTCGTGGAGTTCTTATTCGTCAAGAAAATGAAGAAGTACATATTGATATGTATATAATCGTAAGCTATGGTACAAAGATTTCTGAAGTGGCTCATAATGTTCAAACAAAGGTCAAGTACACACTGGACCAAACCGTTGGACTGGCTGTAGATTCAGTAAATATTTTCGTACAAGGAGTTCGTGTAACGAACCCGTAA
- a CDS encoding DAK2 domain-containing protein, giving the protein MSITKLDGKRFAEMILAGASHLSNNAKMVDALNVFPVPDGDTGTNMNLSMTSGAKEVKSNVSDHIGKVGVALSKGLLMGARGNSGVILSQIFRGFSKSIEKLDSISSIEFANAMEAGVETAYKAVMKPVEGTILTVAKDSAKRAVAESKKQPDITLLMEAVLKEAKASLNRTPDLLPVLKEVGVVDSGGQGLVLVYEGFLAVLKGEKLPGAPMAMPSLSELVSAEHHKSVHSHINTEDIEFGYCTEFMVKFETDKNTFSEEKFRNDLSQYGDSLLVIADEEVVKVHIHAEHPGDVLTYGQKYGSLINMKIENMREQHSNLLYEEQQSHATMAPIAKKEKQPFGIVTVAMGSGISELFKSIGAHAVIEGGQTMNPSTEDIVKAIEEVHAEKIIILPNNKNIIMAAEQAAQVVGDNVVVVPSKTVPQGMAALLAFNPGVDLSSNRDAMTESLGTVKTGQLTYAVRDTNIDGLDIAKDDFMGISDGKIVTTDKDKIKATIDLLAEMVADSDEILTLIYGEDASEEDVNTIVSYIEENYEDLEVEVHNGNQPLYTFIISIE; this is encoded by the coding sequence GTGTCGATTACAAAGTTAGACGGAAAACGTTTTGCAGAAATGATATTGGCTGGTGCTAGCCATTTATCAAATAACGCAAAAATGGTTGATGCCTTAAACGTTTTTCCTGTACCAGATGGTGACACCGGTACCAATATGAATTTGTCTATGACATCTGGTGCAAAAGAAGTGAAAAGTAATGTTTCAGATCATATTGGAAAAGTAGGAGTTGCGCTGTCTAAGGGGTTATTGATGGGCGCAAGAGGGAATTCTGGTGTAATACTTTCCCAAATTTTTAGAGGTTTTTCTAAATCCATTGAAAAGCTAGATAGCATTAGCTCTATCGAATTTGCAAATGCAATGGAGGCTGGTGTTGAAACGGCTTATAAAGCAGTTATGAAGCCTGTAGAGGGTACAATCTTAACTGTTGCAAAAGATTCAGCAAAGCGTGCTGTAGCTGAATCAAAAAAGCAACCTGATATTACGTTGTTAATGGAAGCTGTGCTTAAAGAGGCAAAAGCTTCTTTAAATCGAACTCCAGATTTGTTACCAGTATTAAAGGAAGTTGGGGTTGTCGATAGTGGTGGACAAGGGCTTGTACTTGTATATGAAGGATTCTTAGCTGTCTTAAAGGGTGAGAAGCTTCCTGGAGCCCCTATGGCTATGCCATCATTATCTGAACTAGTAAGTGCAGAACACCATAAAAGTGTTCATAGTCATATTAATACTGAGGACATTGAGTTCGGCTATTGTACTGAATTTATGGTTAAGTTTGAAACAGATAAAAATACTTTTTCAGAAGAAAAATTTAGAAACGATTTAAGTCAGTATGGAGATTCACTACTAGTCATTGCTGATGAAGAAGTTGTTAAAGTACATATACATGCTGAACACCCTGGTGATGTTTTAACTTATGGCCAGAAATACGGTAGCTTGATCAATATGAAGATTGAGAACATGAGAGAGCAGCACAGTAATTTATTGTATGAAGAGCAGCAATCTCATGCAACAATGGCACCTATAGCTAAAAAAGAAAAACAACCATTCGGGATAGTGACTGTAGCAATGGGTTCAGGTATTTCAGAATTATTTAAAAGTATTGGTGCTCATGCTGTAATTGAAGGTGGGCAGACGATGAATCCTAGTACGGAAGACATCGTAAAAGCAATAGAAGAGGTTCATGCAGAAAAAATCATTATTTTACCGAATAATAAAAACATCATAATGGCTGCAGAGCAAGCTGCACAAGTTGTAGGAGACAATGTTGTTGTCGTGCCTTCTAAGACAGTTCCCCAAGGTATGGCTGCCTTGTTAGCCTTTAACCCAGGGGTCGACTTATCATCAAACCGTGATGCTATGACTGAATCGTTAGGAACTGTAAAAACAGGACAATTAACGTATGCGGTTCGTGATACAAATATTGACGGATTAGATATAGCTAAAGATGATTTTATGGGAATTTCTGACGGGAAAATTGTCACGACGGATAAAGATAAAATCAAAGCAACTATTGACTTGTTGGCAGAGATGGTTGCTGATTCTGATGAAATCTTGACGTTAATATATGGTGAAGATGCGTCAGAAGAAGATGTAAACACTATTGTTTCTTACATCGAGGAAAATTATGAAGACCTAGAAGTAGAAGTACACAATGGTAACCAGCCATTGTATACATTTATTATCTCAATAGAGTAA
- the sdaAB gene encoding L-serine ammonia-lyase, iron-sulfur-dependent, subunit beta encodes MKYRSVFDIIGPVMIGPSSSHTAGAARIGRVARSLFGREPKWATISLYGSFASTYKGHGTDVAIIGGLLDFDTFDERIKTSLDIADQAGMKITFIEEDAITDHPNTARVSIGDEHGELELVGISIGGGKIEITELNGFELKLSGNHPAILVIHNDRYGAIAGVANVLAKYAINIGHMEVSRKEKGQLALMTIEVDQNIDQHVIDELTTLPNILKVTKIVD; translated from the coding sequence ATGAAATATAGAAGCGTTTTTGATATTATTGGCCCGGTCATGATTGGACCATCTAGTTCACATACTGCAGGGGCTGCTAGAATAGGCAGAGTAGCAAGGAGTTTATTTGGAAGAGAGCCTAAATGGGCTACTATTTCTTTATATGGTTCCTTTGCAAGTACGTATAAAGGGCACGGAACAGATGTAGCAATTATCGGTGGATTGCTAGATTTTGATACTTTTGATGAAAGAATCAAAACCTCACTTGATATTGCTGATCAGGCTGGAATGAAGATTACATTTATTGAGGAAGATGCTATAACAGATCACCCAAACACAGCAAGAGTATCGATTGGTGATGAGCATGGTGAGCTTGAACTAGTTGGTATTTCAATCGGTGGAGGCAAAATTGAAATTACTGAATTAAATGGTTTCGAGTTAAAGTTGTCAGGAAATCATCCGGCGATTTTAGTTATTCATAATGATCGATATGGTGCAATTGCCGGGGTAGCTAATGTACTCGCAAAATATGCAATAAATATTGGACATATGGAAGTCTCTAGAAAAGAAAAAGGACAACTGGCACTAATGACAATCGAAGTTGACCAAAACATTGATCAGCATGTTATCGATGAATTAACGACACTTCCAAACATCTTAAAAGTAACTAAGATTGTTGATTAA
- the sdaAA gene encoding L-serine ammonia-lyase, iron-sulfur-dependent, subunit alpha has product MFRNVAELIELAESKNMKISEIMINQEVEVTGKSREEIMKQMLFNLEIMEKAVEDGLKGVKSHSGLTGGDAVLLQQYIEKGNFLTGKTILDAVSKAVATNEVNAAMGTICATPTAGSAGVVPGTLFAVRDKLHPTREEMVQFLFTAGAFGFVVANNASISGAAGGCQAEVGSAAGMAAAAIVEMAGGTPRQSAEAMAITLKNMLGLVCDPVAGLVEVPCVKRNAMGAANAMVAADMALAGITSRIPCDEVIDAMYKIGQSMPSALRETAQGGLAATPTGRALEAKIFGIPLNKSE; this is encoded by the coding sequence ATGTTTAGAAATGTGGCAGAATTGATAGAATTAGCAGAAAGTAAAAATATGAAAATATCAGAAATAATGATAAACCAAGAGGTCGAAGTTACTGGTAAGAGCCGTGAAGAGATTATGAAGCAAATGCTATTTAATCTTGAGATAATGGAGAAAGCTGTTGAAGATGGATTGAAAGGGGTAAAATCGCATTCAGGTTTAACTGGAGGAGATGCTGTTTTACTGCAACAATACATTGAAAAAGGGAATTTCCTAACAGGCAAAACCATTTTAGATGCAGTTAGTAAGGCTGTGGCAACAAATGAAGTAAATGCTGCAATGGGAACTATATGCGCGACACCTACTGCAGGTTCTGCCGGAGTTGTTCCAGGGACGTTATTTGCAGTGAGAGATAAATTACATCCAACAAGAGAAGAAATGGTACAATTTCTATTTACAGCGGGGGCATTTGGTTTTGTTGTGGCTAACAATGCTTCTATTTCTGGTGCTGCAGGAGGCTGTCAGGCAGAAGTTGGGTCGGCTGCTGGTATGGCAGCGGCTGCTATTGTTGAAATGGCTGGCGGTACACCAAGGCAGTCTGCAGAAGCAATGGCAATTACCTTGAAGAATATGCTAGGCCTTGTCTGTGATCCTGTGGCTGGACTTGTTGAGGTACCATGTGTTAAGCGAAATGCGATGGGAGCAGCAAACGCTATGGTTGCGGCAGACATGGCTCTTGCAGGAATTACAAGTCGTATACCATGTGATGAGGTAATTGATGCTATGTATAAAATCGGGCAGTCAATGCCTTCAGCTCTTAGAGAAACTGCGCAGGGAGGATTAGCGGCAACACCAACGGGTCGAGCGCTTGAAGCGAAGATTTTTGGTATTCCGTTAAATAAAAGTGAGTAA
- the recG gene encoding ATP-dependent DNA helicase RecG, which produces MSNPLYDPITNIKGIGEETADHLFEMNIYKVKDLLEYFPYRYEDYQLRDLAEVKHDERVTVEGKVHSEPSLQYFGRKRNRLTIRVLVGRYLIKAVCFNRPYVKEKLELNQTVTITGKWDQHRQTITVSEISFTPYSIDKEIEPVYSVKGKVTVKGMRRFISLAFNQYSKFIEENIPNALLNKYKLLPKGMALQVMHSPKSHEDLKQARRRFVYEEFLLFQLRMQALRKVEREQSQGIQQEFSRTSLDSFINALPFPLTNAQNRVVVEIIGDLEKPYRMNRLLQGDVGSGKTVVSAIALYSTILAGYQGALMVPTEILAEQHVTSLKELFSPYDVKVELLTSSVKGKRRRELLGSLQAGEIDILVGTHALIQDEVDFNRLGLVITDEQHRFGVEQRRVLREKGENPDVLFMTATPIPRTLAITVFGEMDVSVIDEMPAGRKVIETYWAKHDMLERILVFIEKELTKGRQAYVICPLIEESDKLDVQNAIDVHSTLTYHFQGRFKVGLMHGRLSSDEKDSVMKQFSQNEVQLLVSTTVVEVGVNVPNATIMVIYDAERFGLSQLHQLRGRVGRGSDQSYCILLADPKSEVGKERMRIMSETNDGFVLSEKDLELRGPGDFFGKKQSGMPEFKVADMVHDYRALEVARDDATRLIQSKAFWEEEQYLLLRKDLELSGVLDGDKLD; this is translated from the coding sequence GTGAGTAATCCATTATATGACCCTATTACAAATATTAAGGGAATAGGTGAGGAGACTGCCGATCATCTATTTGAAATGAATATTTATAAGGTTAAAGATTTATTGGAGTATTTCCCATACCGATATGAGGATTACCAGTTACGTGATTTAGCAGAAGTCAAACATGATGAACGAGTAACAGTAGAAGGGAAGGTTCATAGTGAGCCTTCCTTACAGTATTTTGGACGAAAACGTAACCGACTAACCATTCGAGTGCTAGTGGGAAGATATTTAATTAAGGCTGTTTGTTTTAATAGACCGTATGTTAAGGAAAAACTCGAACTAAATCAGACAGTAACAATAACTGGAAAATGGGATCAACATCGCCAAACAATTACAGTGAGTGAAATCTCTTTTACACCATACTCAATAGATAAAGAAATCGAACCTGTATATTCTGTAAAAGGGAAAGTGACAGTTAAAGGGATGAGAAGGTTTATCTCTCTTGCTTTTAATCAATATAGTAAGTTTATTGAAGAGAATATTCCAAACGCACTACTCAATAAGTATAAGCTTTTACCAAAAGGCATGGCTTTACAAGTTATGCACTCTCCTAAAAGTCATGAGGATTTAAAACAAGCTAGACGCCGATTTGTCTACGAAGAATTCTTATTATTTCAATTGAGAATGCAAGCTTTACGTAAAGTAGAACGTGAGCAATCACAAGGGATACAGCAAGAATTCTCAAGAACTTCGTTAGATTCATTTATTAACGCATTACCATTTCCGCTTACAAATGCTCAAAATAGAGTTGTTGTAGAAATAATTGGAGATTTAGAAAAGCCATACCGTATGAATCGCCTATTACAAGGTGACGTAGGATCAGGTAAAACAGTTGTCTCTGCTATTGCTCTTTACTCAACGATTCTAGCGGGTTATCAAGGTGCTTTAATGGTCCCTACTGAAATTTTAGCTGAGCAACATGTGACCTCTTTAAAGGAATTATTTTCACCCTATGATGTAAAAGTTGAACTCCTAACTAGTTCTGTCAAAGGAAAACGAAGGAGAGAATTACTCGGAAGCTTACAAGCAGGAGAGATTGATATTCTTGTCGGTACACATGCTTTAATTCAAGACGAGGTTGATTTTAATAGACTTGGTCTTGTGATTACAGATGAGCAGCACCGCTTTGGTGTAGAGCAAAGAAGAGTTCTTAGAGAAAAAGGGGAGAACCCTGATGTCTTATTTATGACTGCAACTCCAATTCCAAGGACGTTAGCAATAACTGTGTTTGGAGAAATGGATGTATCAGTCATTGATGAAATGCCTGCCGGTCGTAAGGTGATTGAAACATATTGGGCAAAGCATGACATGCTTGAAAGAATATTAGTTTTTATTGAAAAAGAATTAACAAAAGGAAGACAAGCCTATGTCATTTGCCCCTTGATTGAAGAATCAGATAAATTGGACGTGCAAAACGCTATTGATGTTCATAGCACTCTAACTTATCACTTTCAAGGCCGATTTAAAGTAGGGCTCATGCATGGTCGTTTATCGTCAGATGAAAAGGACTCTGTAATGAAGCAATTTAGTCAAAATGAAGTTCAATTACTTGTCTCAACTACAGTGGTTGAAGTTGGAGTAAACGTTCCTAATGCCACAATTATGGTCATTTATGATGCAGAACGATTTGGCTTGTCACAGCTACACCAATTAAGAGGTAGGGTTGGTCGTGGTAGTGATCAATCATACTGTATCTTGCTAGCAGATCCAAAATCTGAAGTTGGTAAGGAAAGAATGAGAATTATGTCAGAAACAAACGATGGCTTTGTCTTATCAGAAAAAGATTTAGAATTGCGTGGTCCTGGTGATTTCTTTGGGAAAAAACAAAGCGGAATGCCGGAGTTTAAAGTTGCAGATATGGTTCACGATTACCGTGCACTTGAGGTAGCTAGAGATGATGCGACTAGGTTAATCCAATCTAAAGCTTTCTGGGAAGAGGAACAGTACCTGTTGTTAAGAAAAGACCTAGAATTGTCCGGTGTTTTAGATGGAGACAAACTAGATTAA